The DNA window GAATCATAAATAGAGACAGATGTCGCAGAGGTATAGGTGCCACTGTCAGCTGGATCAAATTGCAATGGATCTAATCCTGGTGATGTTGCCGGTAGATTCATTGTCATATCAACATTGTCAGTCGATTCTGGCACACCCGCAGTATCGGGGATTTGTAGCGGTTTTGTTGACGCCATACTCACGGCTTTTGGTGAACCATCATCATTAACATCATAGACTTGCAAATAATTACCCGCTGAGTTAGTCACAAAACTATTTGCATCAAGCTTGAAGGCGCCTGCACGCGTATAATTACGGTCCATAGACTCAAGTCCATCAGACATAACGAAGAAACCATTACCGTTAATCGCTAAATCAAGCGAGTTCTCGGTAAAGTTCAAACTACCTTGTTGGAACTGCTGTGCAACATGAGCAGTTGCTACACCATTACCAACAGAGGTTTTAGCATTTGAGAAAATCGATGTTGCATAAACATCGCCAAACTCGGCGCGAGACTCTTTAAAACCCGTGGTATTAACGTTAGCAATATTATTTGCCGTTGTATTAAGGTCTTTCTGAGCAGCGTTAATCCCACTCAAGGCGATGTTAAATGACATAAGGTTTCCTTATTCGGTAAATTTAGTAAGTTTTAGCTGCAACTTCTGTTGCTTGGCTCAGAGGAAGACTACCCATACCTTTCAAATTTAATATAATGCCGTTGCCGGTATTACCGATATTGACACTTTCAACATGCTGGAAACTTGATATTTTTAGGTCTTGAGCATTGCCACCTATTGATGCCGATGCTTTTAAGCGGTAACTTCCTTCCGCCACTTTATTGCCATTCATGTCAGTACCATCCCAATCAAAGGCAATAGCACCGCTTTTTTGTTCGCCCAAATCGATAACGTTAACGACTTCACCGACTTGATTGGCAATTTGCAAGCGTAAATTAGGTGCATTCTGAGGTAAATCAATACGCCCAGATACATTTTCACCATCAGATAAAAATGCTGATGATGCAGGTGCTAATACCTTAGAACCCACCAGACTCGATGCTTGCAGTGCTTGATTTGAACTCATGATCGTATTTAACTGCTCGAACTTGCTATCCATGTTAGAAATACCATCAGCGGTAGTGAATGACGCCATTTGCGCCACCATCTCTGAGTTTTCTACAGGCTTGAACGGGTCTTGATAAGCCAGCTCTTGTGTTAATAATGAGAAAAAGTCTTCTTGACCGAGTTCTTTGCGGGTAGTTTCTGCCGCTTGCTCTGCCGCATCCTTTTTATCCGCTTTAAACTGACTGCTAAAGTCAGCTATGTTATTACTGTTATTAATTGTCGTCACAGCCCAATATCCTCTATTAACCTTGGCCTAACGTTAATGTCTTATTCAACATTTGTTTAGCAGAATCAGCTATTTGCACGTTAGTTTGGTATGAACGAGATGCGCTAATCATATTTGCCATCTCTTCCATTACATTTACATTCGGACGATATACATAGCCATTTTCGTCAGCTAATGGATGATTTGGATTAAATTCATTAACTAATGGCGCATCACTTTCTACAATCCCTGCAACATTCACGCCAACTGCTTCATTTTGCGCAGCATTAGCTTGATCAAATTGTGCTTGGAAAATAGGATAACGTGCTTTATAGGTCTCACCGGCGCTACTACTCACACTATTCGCGTTAGCAAGGTTACTCGCGGTTGTATTTAAACGAACCGATTGTGCACTCATTGCCGAACCGGCAACATCAAAGACTCGAAATAAGCTCATAATTATTGTCCTTTAATTGCCTTACGCATAGTTTGAATTTTACTGCTTAAAAATGACAGTGATGCCTGATATTCCATGCTATTTTGCATAAAACTAGCACGCTCAGTTTGTACATCGACTGTATTACCGTCACCAGTGTCGGGTTGATTCGGGATTCGATATTGAAGATCAGACGCTATATCTCTGCCGCCTGATATATGACGTTCGCTGGTTTTTGATAAATTAAAACTACTACCTTGGGTCGCACTGGCAAGTGCATCCTTAAAGCTTAAATCTTTAGCTTTAAACCCCGGCGTGTCTGCATTAGCAATATTACTGGCTAATACCTCTGCACGACGCTCTCTTACGCCAACAGAATATTGGTGTATACCCAATGCATTATCAAAATTAATAGCCATGAACGCCTCCTATAACATTTATATCGTAATCAATCGTATGATAATTACGATGATACAAATGATGAAAGCAACATATGTGCCAAAATAGGTAATGAAAGAGTTGTTTTATTTAACTTATAAACACAACGAAAATAAATCAATTAAAATCAGAAGCTTAAAGACAAACCAAAGTAATACAAATAAAGTTGAAATTAAAAAATATAGAGATGAATATAGAAGGGGATCTAAAGAAAAACTGTTAAATCAATTTTTTGACGGTGTATGGCGGCCGGTTACCGTCAATAAATGAACATCCATGTTCAAACAGTTACCATCATAAAATAGGCTATTTTAACCTATATACAATCCCAGGATTACAACGGATCATTTCAAACTTATCCGTTAACCCAGTCAAGGATTCAGATGCGCCTAGAAAGAGGTACCCGCCCGGCTTTAATGATCCTGCAAATTGATTAAGGATCTGACTTTTAATCTTTGGAGAAAAATAAATCAGAACATTACGACAAAAAATAATATCGAACTTACCGAGCAAAGCATAACTTTCCAATAAATTGATTTCACGAAATGTCGTTAATTGCTGCACGTCACGATTCACTTTCATTTTATCATCAGGTAGTATCGTGAAAAACTGACGCTTACGTTCAGGAGACAAACCACGGCCAAGCGCCAGACGGTCATATACCCCCTCCTTGCAATGCTGAATCATTGTCGGTGATATATCCGTACCAATAATTTGCACATTAGGTTTAACTAAACGCTTGAGCTTTTCTTGCGTTTCAATCGCTGACATGGCAATCGAAAATGGTTCTTGTCCAGATGAAGAGGCGGCAGACCATATCTTAATCGGCTGACCTTTATTAATAAATTCAGGTAAGATCTTTGTCTGTAAATACTCGAACGGGTAAATATCACGAAACCACAACGTTTCATTAGTGGTCATCGCATCAATAACATCATTACGTAAATCACGCGCTAACATAGTCATCGATTTTTGTACTAGCTCAGTTAAACTGGTCATTTTATGCTTTGCCAGTAGTGGCAATAAGCGACTTTTAACTAAATATTGTTTATTTTGCCCTAATACAATACCGCACTGAATTTCAAGAAATTCACTAAAACGGGTATAAACTTCATTTGACAATGTTTGCACTATTTTTTACTCAACTTTCTATATGAAAATACATTTATTCAACACAGCAATTCCCCTAACTAGGGTCTGCTGCTTTTAATGCTTTTAAAACTGCACCCGCAAGCTCATCGGGATTAAATTTTGCGATAAAATCATTTGCGCCAACTTTGGTTACCATTGCCTGATTAAACACACCACTTAATGACGTATGTAAAATAATGTACAAACCATTTAATGATTGATCATTTCTCACTTCTGCAGTAAGTGTATAACCATCCATTTCTGGCATCTCAATATCTGAGATCATCAGCGCAACTTGTTCGGTAATAGGTCCATTACCCGCCATTTCACGTAGTTGATTTAAACCATCACGACCATCTTTCGCCAATACGATCTTAAAACCAAGATCCGATACCGCTTTTTTGATCTGATTACGCGCAACACTTGAATCATCCACAACCAGGATCACTTTTTCTACAGCTTTCTTATCTATTTCCGTGGCAGTTGCTAATATGTCAGCACTGATTTCCATTTTTACCGGTGCGACTTCGTGCAGAATTTTTTCCACATCAAGTACTTCTACTAGCTCTTTATCGACCTCTGTTACTGCCGTTAAATAACTATATCTACCTGTACCTGTTGGAGGCGGTAAAATAGCTTCCCAGTTAATATTAATAATACGTTCAACGCTGCCGACTAAAAAGCCCTGTACTGAACGATTATATTCAGAAATAATAATAAACGCTTTGCTTAAGTCCTCAATAGGACGACCGCCTGTTGCTAAACTTAAATCGATCACGGAAATAGTCTTACCACGTATATGGGCAACACCACGCACAACACGATTAAGCTTAGGCAGAGTCGTTAATGGCGGGCATTGTAATACTTCTTTTACCTTAAATACATTGATACCAAAACGCTGACGCCCGTTTAAACGGAACATAAGTAATTCTAGGCGGTTTTGTCCTACCAATTGTGTACGTTGATTGACCGTATCCAGTAATCCTGCCATTATTCATCCTCAGGTAAATTCGCTTATTTTCAACATGGCTTAAATATTGCTTACCACTGTATTGTTCATTTATATTGTTCTTTACGGTATAAAGCAGTCAAAAATTTGGCTCTTAAATCACTTTATACGTAACCTTTAATCTTATATCGGCTTAGAAACCTAAATGCTTAAATATATTTTTTCATCGCTATTTTTCTATTGTTTCAGTTTCCTGAGTTATTTACCACTTGCGAACGCAACAACAGATCAATATCAAGTTATTGAGGAGTTTGCGGAATCTTTTATCAAAGCGCAACTACCTAGCTCTCAGAATGAAAGAGTAAGCATAGAAGTAACAAAAATTGACCGCAGAATAGCAGTAACTCAGTGTGAAGGTAATATCTCCGCAGCGTTAGTTGGTAATAAAAGCTTACAACGCTCCGCGACGGTGAAAATAAGTTGTGATAGTACTGATAACTGGCAACTCTACGTACCATTAAAGATTATTCGACTAGTACCGGTGGTGATTAGTAATCGACCTTTATCAAAAGGTAGCCTATTAGCTAAAAATAATACTAAAATAGAATATATGAACCGTGTATTATTACGCTCAGGTTATATTTCTGATTTGGCGTTTGTTAATAGAGCACGCTTAAAAAGACCTCTCTCGGCTGAACAAATAATCTCAACACGGGATATATGTCTTGTGTGTAAAGGTGAAAGCGTTACAATTACCAGTTCAGTGGGAAATCTAACCGTAAAAACTGATGGTGTAGCATTGGCTAACGGTATTTTGGATGAAAAAATCAAGGTGCGTAACAGTAAATCGAAACGAACTGTTTCGGGTATTGTCCAAGCAGCAGGAACCATCCAAATAAACTATTAAATTTTGCTAAAGTTTTATTGTCATAAGTCGATAATATTTTAGTACACCTGTTTACAATTCAATAGGTAGAAAAATGGCCATAAATTTAACCAATTTAAATAACCGCAGTCTCCAGCTAGATCAAGCAAGAAGTGCGCAGCAGAAAACCAGAGTTCAAAATGGTAATCCGACTCAAACTTCACCGCAGCGTATAGCACAAGGCGACTCAGTTAACATTACATCACAAGCCAAAAGTTTGACCGCTATGGAACATGATTTAGCTCAAGGTACGCCTGTTAATGAATCGAAAGTCGAGAGTTTGAAAAAGGCCATTGCTGATGGTAGCTATCAAGTTGATGCGAATAAATTAGCAAAGAATATGTCTAACTTCGAATCTTTACTTGTATAACCGCGTACCGTAATAGACATGACAATAAAAACATTGCCCGAATTACTCGTTTTACAGGTATCTTATGTAGAACAATTACTGACTCTACTGACAGCTGAAAAATCAGCGTTAGAGTCACGCGATGTCACGGCACTAGAAAAGCTCAGTCAAGATAAAGAACAAAAAATAACCCAAGTCGCCGAGCTTGATGTCAAAATAAATCTACATCCTGATGCTGCAGAATTACTGTCTACTTATCTCTCTCAAAAACAACAAATTGAAACTGAACTCACTCAATGCCAAGAATTGAATGACGTTAACGGTAAGTTGATTGAGCTCAATCTACGTAATAGTAAACGGCTAACCGATACTATCGTCCGTAGTCGCTCACGTAATAATATTACCTATGATAAATTAGGCCGTACTCGCGGATCATCTTCGACCCTAGGTTTAACATTTAAATCCTGATCCAGTGCCTTACTGTTATATTTGAGTTAACAAACCGTCACATTAATCGCTAAACCACCTTTCGATGTCTCTTTATATTTATTTTTCATATCATCCCCTGTGGCTTTCATCGTTTTAATCACCTGATCAAGTGATACCTTATGGTCTCCAGCTCCCATACGCGCCATACGTGAGGCATTAATCGCTTTCACCGCACCAATGGCATTACGCTCAATACAAGGGATCTGAACCAAACCAGCAATCGGATCACAAGTTAGCCCCAAATTATGTTCCATGCCAATTTCAGCAGCATGCTCGACTTGTTCTAGTGTCCCGCCTCTTATTGCCGTCAAGCCTGCGGCTGCCATAGAACAAGCAACACCAACCTCACCTTGACAGCCCACTTCAGCGCCAGAAATAGAGGCATTTTTTTTATATAAAGTCCCAATTGCGGCACAGGTTAATAGGTAAGTTTTTATTTTATCTTCTGTTAACGGGCTAACGAACTGATCATAAAAATACATCACCGCAGGAATAATACCGGCAGCACCATTGGTGGGTGCCGTCACAACACGCCCTCCAGCCGCATTTTCTTCATTAACTGCCATCGCATACATATTAACAAAATCCATACCGTGAAACGTATCATCTTTGGCATCTGGCGCTTGTAATCGCAAGTATAAACCAGGTGCACGACGGCGAACCTTTAAACCACCGGGTAAAACACCTTCATTACGGCAACCTCGATGAATACAATCAACCATGATGCTATGTAGCTGTAATAAATTTTTATTAATGACATCATCGGGATTTAATTGGCGCTCATTTTCATACATGAGCTTGGCAATAGATAACCCATGTAATCGACAAGTAGCAAGGAGTTCATCAGCACTATCAAATTTATATTTAGGCAGGATTTGGGCATTAACTTCCAATGGTTGTTCGATGTGATCATGGTCGAGAATAAACCCTCCGCCAATTGAATAATACGTCTTACTCAATACAATATGATCTTGGTTTAAAGCTGTTATCGTCATTCCATTACTATGATAAGACAAGGTTTTACGCTGGTGCAGCATGATGTTTTCAGCTCGCGTAAAAGGCACAAAACCAATCTCGTTCAAGTCAATGCCTTGCTGTGCCTCTATTTTCGCTAATATCTCGGGCACCAAATCAGAATCGATCTTGTCTGGTTCATAACCTGCTAACCCCAAAATAACTGCGATATCACTGCCATGACCAACCCCAGTCTGTCCTAACGAACCAAATAGTGCAGCATTAATACCTAAAATAGGTTCACTATTATCGAGTGCTTTAAGCTGTTGTAAAAAATCAAATGCCGCGCGCATAGGACCTACAGTATGTGAACTCGATGGTCCAATACCAATACTAAACATATCAAAGGTACTGATCATAAAATACTCCCTGATTAATGAATATGACTTACTGTAGGTATAGCACATGATTGTTTGTGCAATTTTATTACTATTTTGAAAAAATATTACGACTATAATTAGTTATAAACCTACATGGATTCTGCCTGTAAATTCGTCATTATCGCTATGTTTATGCTGTTAAATCAGTTTTAACCATAATAAACTCACAAAAATCTGTGGAACGATGCTAAACATAAGTAAAAAATGTAATAATAGTTCGACTTACTTCATATTTTTTACATAATTCACGTAATAAATATCCAGCAAGGTTTATAATGCAGCCATAGATTCGCATTTACCTTCATTACTTTATCATGCGCCCATTGCGGAGCTTGCCAGGGAAATATCATGAGTATGCTCGAAAAAATAATCCAAAATTTAGAAATATTCAGTAAGTCTGAAAAAAAGGTTGCTGATGTTATTCTAGAATCTCCGCAATCCGCTATTCATTCAAGTATTGCGACACTTGCGAAAGTTGCAGATGTAAGCGAGCCGACAGTTAACCGTTTTTGCCGTCGTCTAGATACCAAAGGTTACCCTGATTTTAAATTACATTTAGCACAAAGCCTAGCTAACGGAACCCCATACGTAAACAGAAACGTAGAAGCAAACGATGGTCCTGAAGTTTATACGCAAAAAATATTTGAAACGACTATCGCTCACTTAGACTCAGCAAAAAATAGCTTAGATCCTGAAGTAATTAATAAAGCGGTTGATCTACTTATTCAATCGAAACAAATTTCGTTCTTTGGCTTAGGCGCTTCCGCATCGGTTGCCCGTGACGCTGAAAACAAATTCTTCCGTTTTAACGTGCCCGTCATTTGTTTTGATGACATTATGATGCAACGCATGAGTGTAATTAACAGTACTGAAGACTCGGTAGTTGTATTATTCTCACACACAGGCCGTACTAAAAGTATGGTAGATGTAGCGAAACTAGCACGTGAGAATGATGCAATCGTGATTGGTATCACAGCACAGGACTCACCACTAGCAGAATACTCGAATCTGGTTATTTCACTTGATGTAATGGAAGATACTGACGTATATATGCCGATGGCATCACGTGTCGCGCAATTGGTACTGGTTGATGTACTCGCGACAGGCTTCACATTACGTCGTGGTGAAAAGTTCAGAGAAAACTTGAAGAAAGTAAAATCCGCAATCAAGGATTCGCGCTTTAACAAAATAGATTAATCCAAAATGGCCGCTGATATGTGGCCATTTTTATTTCCCCTATCACTTTTTTACTTATTCTTGTCACCAAACGGTAATCAAGCCTTTGCATACTAATACGATTGACCATCACCTTTTGTCTGACAGTATTTAAATAACATACTTTAAAATATCATCTTATTATTCATATGGAGTCATTATGTTACGTCGTACTAAAATTGTAACCACCTTAGGTCCAGCAACAGATCGCGATAATAATCTAGAAAAAATTATTCTTGCTGGTGCCAATATGGTACGTATGAACTTTTCTCACGGCAACGCCGAAGATCACATCAAGCGTGCCGAAGACGTTCGTGCTATTGCTAAAAAACACAATAAACACGTGGCTATTTTAGGTGACTTACAAGGTCCTAAGATCCGTGTATCTAAATTTACAGATGGAAAAATCCAATTAAACCTAGGTGATAAATTCTGCTTAGATGCAACATTTGATAAAACTGCGGGTAATAACCAATGCGTTAGTATCGATTACCCAGAACTAGCAAATGATGTTTTCGCGGGTGATGTACTGCTACTTGACGATGGCCGTGTACAATTAAAAGTAACCGAAATTAAAGGTCAGCAGATCCACACTGAAGTGACGGTAGCAGGCCCGTTATCAAATAACAAAGGTATCAACAAACAAGGTGGTGGTTTATCTGCTGAAGCGCTTACTGACAAAGATAAAGCAGATATTCTAACTGCAGCTAAAATTGACGTCGACTTTATTGCGGTTTCTTTCCCGCGTAATGGCAGTGATATCAATTATGCGCGTGAACTTGTTCGTGCTGCGGGCTCTAATGCGAAAATCTGTGCCAAAGTCGAGCGTGCAGAGACTGTAGCAACAAAAGAAAGCATGACAGAGATCATCCTAGCCTCTGATGCCATTATGGTTGCACGTGGCGATCTAGGTGTTGAAATTGGCGATGCGGCACTTGTGGGTGTACAAAAATCACTGATCCACTTATCACGTAAATATAACCGTGTAGTGATCACCGCAACACAAATGATGGAATCAATGATCAATAGCCCAATGCCAACACGTGCAGAAGTAATGGACGTGGCAAATGCGGTTCTTGATGGGACGGATGCGGTAATGCTATCTGCAGAAACTGCAGCCGGTGACTTCCCTGTAGAAACAGTGAAAGCAATGGCAGAAGTATGCTTAGGTGCAGAAACACACCCTAGCATGAATGTCTCAAACCACCGCATCGAGTATACATTCGATTCAATTGAAGAAACCATTGCGATGTCGACAATGTATGCGGCGAATCACCTAAAAGGTGTAAAGGCTATTGTTGCATTGAGTGAGTCGGGTACTACGCCATTATTGATGTCTCGTATTAGTTCTGGCTTACCAATTTTCTGCTTGTCTCCACATCAAAAAACATTGAATGCGACAGCTCTTTACCGTGGTGTAACCCCGCTACAATTTAACACGGAAGGCTTATCTCAGGAACAAATCGTAGAAGGTACTTACGCAGTGCTTAAAGAAACAGGCCAAGTGCAACCAGGTGATATTATCTTGTTCACATTAGGCGATAAAATGGATACAGTTGGTTCAACCAATACCAGTAAAATCCTAAAAATAAAATAACTGTATTACTGTACTCAATTAGTCCCGCACTAATAAAAGGTTAAGCATCGTTTTATTACTATGCTTAACCTTGTAGATAATAATACAGACATAAAAAAACCGAGGCTGCTATATAAGATAACAGTCTCGGTTTTTTTTATTTTATTCTTTATTTAAAATCTAGCCCGTAAGCTAGATTTTAATAAGTTGCTCAGTTAGAACCTAAGCTACTTTATCATTTTTTGTTACTTTCGAAATACCCGCAAACTCTTCTGGTGTGAATGAGTCAACGTTAATAGCAGCAAAACGTAATGCATCAGCGGCCAGTAGTTCATCAGCTTCAACTTGTGTGATGATACCTTTCTCAACAGCAAGTGGCGCAGCAACTTTTGCAGCTAACTTACGTGGTATTGTACCTTTAGATGCAGCAATCGCGATTTTCTTCTCGATAGGCTGAACTTTGTACATTGCTTGGAACGCAGCTTCCATATCGAACATTGCTGTGTTTGCATCTTTCTCGTCACCAACATAACAAAGGTGTGTTAGGCGGTCACGTGCTTCGCTTGGTTTAAGCAGTACTTCACAAATTTCTTTTGAAATATCATCAGCTGGCATTTTGTAGCTGATGCCAAATGGGAACACTACAACTTTAAGTGTATTAGCAATTGCTTTGTTACCGAAGTTTTGGAAGAAACCAGAAAATGCTTTACCAATTTCAAACAAGTTACGTTCAATAGCCCAAGACAACATAGGTAAATCTTCAGCTTGACGACCTTGCTCTTCAAAATGTTTCAACGTTGCAGATGCAAGGTACAAGTTACTTAGTACATCACCTAAACGTGCAGAAATCATTTCACGACGTTTCAAGTCACCACCAAGTACTAGCATAGATACGTCAGCACACAGTGCTAATGCTTTACTCATACGCGTAAGTTGCTTGTAGTATTTCTTCGTTGGACCAGATACAGGCGCAGAATTTAACATGCCACCAGTCAGACCTTGGCCTAATGCACCAAAGAAGTTTTTCGTACCAAAGGCAATATGTTTAAGCAATAATTCATCAAATTGATCTAGTGCTTCTTTTTCATTTGGATTTGCAGCCGCTTGTAATTCACCTAGTACGTATGGGTGACAACGTGTTGCACCTTGACCAAAGATCATTAGGTTACGCGTAAGGATATTTGCACCCTCAACCGTAATTGCTACAGGGATACCCCAATAAGCGTGTGCTAGGTAGTTTTTAGGACCACACTGAATACCACTACCCGCTTGAATATCAAGCGCGTCATCAATAACAGTACGCGCCATTTCAGTCATATGATATTTAGAAATAGCAGTCACAATAGCAGGGCTTTGACCTAAATCTAGCGCACCTGTAGTGAATTTACGTGCAGCTTCAAGTTGGTAAGTTAAACCACCAATACGTGCAAGTGACTCTTGAACACCTTCAAACTTACCAATTGATAAGCCAAATTGTTTACGTACATATGAGTAAGCACCCGTCATACGTGCAGTTAAGTGACCACATGCAGTACCAAGTGCAGGTAAAGAAATACCACGGCCAGCAGATAAACATTCAACCAGCATACGCCAGCCTTTACCTACTTGACCAGCACCACCGATAACCCAATCCATTGGGATGAATACATCATCGCCATAAGTCGTACCATTCATGAATGCTAGACCCATTGGGAAATGACGGTCGCCAATTTCAACACCTTCGTGTGACGTAGGGATTAGTGCACAAGTAATACCGATATCAACTTGCTCACCAAGTAGACCATCTGGATCTTGTAGTTTAAATGCTAAGCCAAGTACAGTAGCTACTGGAGCTAGAGTAATATAACGCTTGCTCCACGATACGCGGATAC is part of the Moritella viscosa genome and encodes:
- the flgB gene encoding flagellar basal-body rod protein FlgB, producing MAINFDNALGIHQYSVGVRERRAEVLASNIANADTPGFKAKDLSFKDALASATQGSSFNLSKTSERHISGGRDIASDLQYRIPNQPDTGDGNTVDVQTERASFMQNSMEYQASLSFLSSKIQTMRKAIKGQ
- the flgD gene encoding flagellar basal-body rod protein FlgD, which produces MTTINNSNNIADFSSQFKADKKDAAEQAAETTRKELGQEDFFSLLTQELAYQDPFKPVENSEMVAQMASFTTADGISNMDSKFEQLNTIMSSNQALQASSLVGSKVLAPASSAFLSDGENVSGRIDLPQNAPNLRLQIANQVGEVVNVIDLGEQKSGAIAFDWDGTDMNGNKVAEGSYRLKASASIGGNAQDLKISSFQHVESVNIGNTGNGIILNLKGMGSLPLSQATEVAAKTY
- the flgA gene encoding flagella basal body P-ring formation protein FlgA, which gives rise to MLKYIFSSLFFYCFSFLSYLPLANATTDQYQVIEEFAESFIKAQLPSSQNERVSIEVTKIDRRIAVTQCEGNISAALVGNKSLQRSATVKISCDSTDNWQLYVPLKIIRLVPVVISNRPLSKGSLLAKNNTKIEYMNRVLLRSGYISDLAFVNRARLKRPLSAEQIISTRDICLVCKGESVTITSSVGNLTVKTDGVALANGILDEKIKVRNSKSKRTVSGIVQAAGTIQINY
- the cheR gene encoding chemotaxis protein methyltransferase CheR encodes the protein MQTLSNEVYTRFSEFLEIQCGIVLGQNKQYLVKSRLLPLLAKHKMTSLTELVQKSMTMLARDLRNDVIDAMTTNETLWFRDIYPFEYLQTKILPEFINKGQPIKIWSAASSSGQEPFSIAMSAIETQEKLKRLVKPNVQIIGTDISPTMIQHCKEGVYDRLALGRGLSPERKRQFFTILPDDKMKVNRDVQQLTTFREINLLESYALLGKFDIIFCRNVLIYFSPKIKSQILNQFAGSLKPGGYLFLGASESLTGLTDKFEMIRCNPGIVYRLK
- the pykA gene encoding pyruvate kinase II, with product MLRRTKIVTTLGPATDRDNNLEKIILAGANMVRMNFSHGNAEDHIKRAEDVRAIAKKHNKHVAILGDLQGPKIRVSKFTDGKIQLNLGDKFCLDATFDKTAGNNQCVSIDYPELANDVFAGDVLLLDDGRVQLKVTEIKGQQIHTEVTVAGPLSNNKGINKQGGGLSAEALTDKDKADILTAAKIDVDFIAVSFPRNGSDINYARELVRAAGSNAKICAKVERAETVATKESMTEIILASDAIMVARGDLGVEIGDAALVGVQKSLIHLSRKYNRVVITATQMMESMINSPMPTRAEVMDVANAVLDGTDAVMLSAETAAGDFPVETVKAMAEVCLGAETHPSMNVSNHRIEYTFDSIEETIAMSTMYAANHLKGVKAIVALSESGTTPLLMSRISSGLPIFCLSPHQKTLNATALYRGVTPLQFNTEGLSQEQIVEGTYAVLKETGQVQPGDIILFTLGDKMDTVGSTNTSKILKIK
- the cheV gene encoding chemotaxis protein methyltransferase CheV produces the protein MAGLLDTVNQRTQLVGQNRLELLMFRLNGRQRFGINVFKVKEVLQCPPLTTLPKLNRVVRGVAHIRGKTISVIDLSLATGGRPIEDLSKAFIIISEYNRSVQGFLVGSVERIININWEAILPPPTGTGRYSYLTAVTEVDKELVEVLDVEKILHEVAPVKMEISADILATATEIDKKAVEKVILVVDDSSVARNQIKKAVSDLGFKIVLAKDGRDGLNQLREMAGNGPITEQVALMISDIEMPEMDGYTLTAEVRNDQSLNGLYIILHTSLSGVFNQAMVTKVGANDFIAKFNPDELAGAVLKALKAADPS
- a CDS encoding L-serine dehydratase, with product MISTFDMFSIGIGPSSSHTVGPMRAAFDFLQQLKALDNSEPILGINAALFGSLGQTGVGHGSDIAVILGLAGYEPDKIDSDLVPEILAKIEAQQGIDLNEIGFVPFTRAENIMLHQRKTLSYHSNGMTITALNQDHIVLSKTYYSIGGGFILDHDHIEQPLEVNAQILPKYKFDSADELLATCRLHGLSIAKLMYENERQLNPDDVINKNLLQLHSIMVDCIHRGCRNEGVLPGGLKVRRRAPGLYLRLQAPDAKDDTFHGMDFVNMYAMAVNEENAAGGRVVTAPTNGAAGIIPAVMYFYDQFVSPLTEDKIKTYLLTCAAIGTLYKKNASISGAEVGCQGEVGVACSMAAAGLTAIRGGTLEQVEHAAEIGMEHNLGLTCDPIAGLVQIPCIERNAIGAVKAINASRMARMGAGDHKVSLDQVIKTMKATGDDMKNKYKETSKGGLAINVTVC
- the flgN gene encoding flagellar protein FlgN → MTIKTLPELLVLQVSYVEQLLTLLTAEKSALESRDVTALEKLSQDKEQKITQVAELDVKINLHPDAAELLSTYLSQKQQIETELTQCQELNDVNGKLIELNLRNSKRLTDTIVRSRSRNNITYDKLGRTRGSSSTLGLTFKS
- the hexR gene encoding HTH-type transcriptional regulator HexR, translating into MSMLEKIIQNLEIFSKSEKKVADVILESPQSAIHSSIATLAKVADVSEPTVNRFCRRLDTKGYPDFKLHLAQSLANGTPYVNRNVEANDGPEVYTQKIFETTIAHLDSAKNSLDPEVINKAVDLLIQSKQISFFGLGASASVARDAENKFFRFNVPVICFDDIMMQRMSVINSTEDSVVVLFSHTGRTKSMVDVAKLARENDAIVIGITAQDSPLAEYSNLVISLDVMEDTDVYMPMASRVAQLVLVDVLATGFTLRRGEKFRENLKKVKSAIKDSRFNKID
- the flgM gene encoding anti-sigma-28 factor, FlgM, encoding MAINLTNLNNRSLQLDQARSAQQKTRVQNGNPTQTSPQRIAQGDSVNITSQAKSLTAMEHDLAQGTPVNESKVESLKKAIADGSYQVDANKLAKNMSNFESLLV
- the flgC gene encoding flagellar basal-body rod protein FlgC → MSLFRVFDVAGSAMSAQSVRLNTTASNLANANSVSSSAGETYKARYPIFQAQFDQANAAQNEAVGVNVAGIVESDAPLVNEFNPNHPLADENGYVYRPNVNVMEEMANMISASRSYQTNVQIADSAKQMLNKTLTLGQG